Proteins from a single region of Apium graveolens cultivar Ventura chromosome 7, ASM990537v1, whole genome shotgun sequence:
- the LOC141674797 gene encoding secreted RxLR effector protein 161-like: protein MEKGTVLHMNAVKRILRYVKGTINYGVVYSRDIENNMLTGYSNSDFGGQTDDRKSTRGMVFYLKDNLITWVSQKQRCLALSSCEAEFMAGTTSACQAVWLRNLLSKLTGEDMGPVILYILWA from the coding sequence ATGGAAAAGGGCACAGTTCTTCATATGAATGCTGTAAAGCGTATACTCAGGTACGTCAAGGGTACAATTAACTACGGCGTGGTTTATTCGAGGGATATTGAAAACAATATGCTTACAGGATACTCGAATAGCGATTTTGGAGGACAAACAGATGACAGGAAGAGTACAAGAGGAATGGTATTTTACTTAAAAGATAACCTCATCACATGGGTCTCACAGAAACAAAGGTGTTTGGCCTTGTCTTCGTGCGAGGCAGAGTTTATGGCAGGGACGACATCAGCTTGTCAAGCTGTTTGGCTGAGGAATCTGCTCAGCAAGCTAACAGGTGAAGATATGGGTCCAGTAATCTTGTACATTTTATGGGCGTAG